In Scleropages formosus chromosome 18, fSclFor1.1, whole genome shotgun sequence, one DNA window encodes the following:
- the hibadhb gene encoding 3-hydroxyisobutyrate dehydrogenase b isoform X2: MASKTQVGFIGLGNMGRPMAMNLLKHGYPLIATDIFPDSCKELQGLGAQILDSPAEVAENADRIITMLPSSPNVIEVYTGPNGILKKVRKGSLLIDSSTIDPSVSKEMAVAAEKMGAVFMDAPVSGGVGAATSGKLTFMVGGVEEEFAATKELLNCMGSNVVYCGQVGTGQSAKICNNMLLAIGMIGTAETMNLGIRLGLDPKLLAKILNMSSGRCWSSDTYNPVPGVMEGVPSAKNYQGGFGTTLMAKDLGLAQNTASNTKTPIPLGSLAHQIYRMMCARGYASKDFSSVFQFLREEESGQ, encoded by the exons ATGGCCTCCAAGACTCAGGTGGGCTTCATCGGGCTAGGGAACATGGGAAGGCCCATGGCCATGAACTTGCTGAAGCACGGCTACCCCCTCATTGCCACAGACATCTTCCCAGATTCCTGCAAGGAACTTCAGGGCCTTGGTGCTCAG ATTTTAGACTCTCCAGCGGAGGTAGCGGAAAATGCGGATCGAATCATTACCATGCTGCCTTCAAGCCCTAATGTGATTGAAGTGTACACTGGGCCCAACGGGATTCTCAA GAAGGTCAGGAAAGGCTCTTTGCTCATTGACTCCAGCACCATAGACCCCTCCGTTTCCAAGGAGATGGCAGTGGCCGCTGAGAAAATGGGGGCTGTGTTCATGGATGCGCCGGTGTCTGGAG GTGTGGGAGCAGCCACCTCAGGGAAGCTGACATTCATGGTTggtggggtggaggaggagTTTGCTGCCACCAAGGAGTTGCTGAATTGCATGGGGTCCAATGTGGTGTACTGCGGCCAGGTTGGCACAGGACAG TCAGCAAAGATCTGCAACAACATGCTGCTCGCAATCGGCATGATCGGGACAGCTGAGACCATGAACCTTGGGATCAG GCTAGGTCTTGATCCAAAACTCCTGGCTAAGATTTTGAACATGAGCTCAGGCCGATGCTGGTCCAGTGACACCTACAACCCTGTCCCGGGCGTCATGGAGGGTGTGCCCTCTGCGAAAAACTACCAGGGTGGATTTGGCACCACACTAATGGCCAAG GACCTGGGGCTAGCTCAGAACACAGCATCCAACACGAAGACTCCCATCCCCCTGGGCTCCCTGGCTCACCAGATCTACCGCATGATGTGTGCACGTGGCTACGCCAGCAAGGACTTCTCCTCGGTCTTCCAGTTTCTGCGTGAAGAGGAAAGTGGCCAATAG
- the hibadhb gene encoding 3-hydroxyisobutyrate dehydrogenase b isoform X1: MAALFRRSQNLFKKWNSYVDISFAPSRSMASKTQVGFIGLGNMGRPMAMNLLKHGYPLIATDIFPDSCKELQGLGAQILDSPAEVAENADRIITMLPSSPNVIEVYTGPNGILKKVRKGSLLIDSSTIDPSVSKEMAVAAEKMGAVFMDAPVSGGVGAATSGKLTFMVGGVEEEFAATKELLNCMGSNVVYCGQVGTGQSAKICNNMLLAIGMIGTAETMNLGIRLGLDPKLLAKILNMSSGRCWSSDTYNPVPGVMEGVPSAKNYQGGFGTTLMAKDLGLAQNTASNTKTPIPLGSLAHQIYRMMCARGYASKDFSSVFQFLREEESGQ, from the exons ATGGCTGCTCTGTTTAGACGGTCTCAGAACTTGTTTAAAAAGTGGAATAGCTATGTCGATATTTCGTTTG CACCTTCCAGGTCCATGGCCTCCAAGACTCAGGTGGGCTTCATCGGGCTAGGGAACATGGGAAGGCCCATGGCCATGAACTTGCTGAAGCACGGCTACCCCCTCATTGCCACAGACATCTTCCCAGATTCCTGCAAGGAACTTCAGGGCCTTGGTGCTCAG ATTTTAGACTCTCCAGCGGAGGTAGCGGAAAATGCGGATCGAATCATTACCATGCTGCCTTCAAGCCCTAATGTGATTGAAGTGTACACTGGGCCCAACGGGATTCTCAA GAAGGTCAGGAAAGGCTCTTTGCTCATTGACTCCAGCACCATAGACCCCTCCGTTTCCAAGGAGATGGCAGTGGCCGCTGAGAAAATGGGGGCTGTGTTCATGGATGCGCCGGTGTCTGGAG GTGTGGGAGCAGCCACCTCAGGGAAGCTGACATTCATGGTTggtggggtggaggaggagTTTGCTGCCACCAAGGAGTTGCTGAATTGCATGGGGTCCAATGTGGTGTACTGCGGCCAGGTTGGCACAGGACAG TCAGCAAAGATCTGCAACAACATGCTGCTCGCAATCGGCATGATCGGGACAGCTGAGACCATGAACCTTGGGATCAG GCTAGGTCTTGATCCAAAACTCCTGGCTAAGATTTTGAACATGAGCTCAGGCCGATGCTGGTCCAGTGACACCTACAACCCTGTCCCGGGCGTCATGGAGGGTGTGCCCTCTGCGAAAAACTACCAGGGTGGATTTGGCACCACACTAATGGCCAAG GACCTGGGGCTAGCTCAGAACACAGCATCCAACACGAAGACTCCCATCCCCCTGGGCTCCCTGGCTCACCAGATCTACCGCATGATGTGTGCACGTGGCTACGCCAGCAAGGACTTCTCCTCGGTCTTCCAGTTTCTGCGTGAAGAGGAAAGTGGCCAATAG